The following proteins come from a genomic window of Trifolium pratense cultivar HEN17-A07 linkage group LG4, ARS_RC_1.1, whole genome shotgun sequence:
- the LOC123923978 gene encoding protein AGENET DOMAIN (AGD)-CONTAINING P1-like codes for MRPPMKKIDYKVGDKVEVCSKEEGFMGSYYEATIASCLDNGRYVIRYKNLLKDDKSELLTETLLPKDLRPSPPRVRNPSKFQLNQTVDVFDNDGWWAGKIISEKILMEKNYY; via the coding sequence ATGCGTCCACCAATGAAGAAAATTGATTACAAAGTTGGAGATAAAGTTGAAGTATGTAGCAAAGAAGAAGGGTTTATGGGTTCATACTATGAAGCCACAATTGCTTCTTGTCTTGATAATGGAAGATATGTGATTCGTTACAAAAATCTTCTTAAAGATGACAAGTCTGAACTTCTCACTGAAACGCTTCTTCCAAAGGATCTTCGCCCATCACCGCCACGTGTTCGTAACCCTTCAAAGTTCCAACTCAATCAAACAGTTGATGTTTTTGATAATGATGGTTGGTGGGCAGGAAAAATCATCAGCGAGAAGATCCTCATGGAAAAGAATTATTACTAA